The following are from one region of the Salvia splendens isolate huo1 chromosome 2, SspV2, whole genome shotgun sequence genome:
- the LOC121792550 gene encoding beta-amylase 7-like isoform X1: MAAEMQRFDTSEEDDDEMGMDVKEEDDDDEDEEKNMVTPTMVGADVGVLSTGGSSRYVHNQQYQDPPTPQVGGARRCRPQEEKERTKLRERQRRAITAKILAGLRRHGNYNLRVRADINDVIAALAREAGWVVLPDGTTFPSRAQSTGPTGAAQNTAVTSSSSQIPAQHTSRTSLRGISPGYKSTVDYSSGHLKGVFVPTSSPYDVSSSTRSQTPAMIGDGGELPNPNDPLLGGSIDSVDAMQVVDMPSKLQEREFSGTSYVPVYVMLPLGVINMKCELVDPDGLVKQLKILKSVHVDGIMVDCWWGIVEAHAPQEYNWNGYQRLFQMVRELKMKLQVVMSFHECGGNVGDDVCIPLPHWVTEIGRNNPDIFFTDRVGRRDSECLSWGVDKERVLRGRTAIEVYFDCMRSFRVEFDEFFEDGVISMIVVGLGPCGELRYPCNPVKHGWRYPGIGEFQCYDQYMLKSLRKAAEIRGHSFWARGPENTGSYNSRPHETGFFCDGGDYDGYYGRFFLSWYSQVLVEHGDRVLSLAKLAFEGTQIAAKMSSMHWWYKTASHAAELTAGFYNSSNRDGYAAITSMLKRHGATLCFACSEMSMMNQNTNISESLSDPEGLLWQVLNAAWDANISVASENSFACNGRETFSCLLEKAKPISDPDRRHFSSFTYLRLSPLLMERPNLVEFERFIKRMHGEAVLEYQT, translated from the exons ATGGCAGCAGAGATGCAGAGATTTGACACaagtgaagaagatgatgatgaaatGGGGATGGATGTGAAGGAggaagatgatgatgacgaaGATGAAGAGAAGAACATGGTAACCCCTACTATGGTTGGTGCGGATGTTGGTGTGTTGTCAACAGGGGGTAGTAGCAGGTATGTACATAATCAGCAATATCAAGATCCGCCTACTCCGCAGGTAGGAGGGGCTCGACGGTGTAGGCCTCaggaagagaaagagagaacaAAGCTGCGGGAGCGACAACGTAGAGCGATCACAGCAAAGATATTGGCTGGGCTTCGTAGGCATGGCAACTACAACCTTAGAGTCAGAGCTGATATTAATGATGTCATTGCTGCTTTGGCTAGGGAAGCAGGTTGGGTTGTTCTTCCAGATGGGACCACCTTCCCTTCCAGAGCACAG AGTACCGGCCCTACTGGTGCGGCACAAAACACAGCTgtgacatcatcttcttcacaaattCCAGCACAACATACATCTCGTACTTCCTTGAGAGGCATCTCCCCAGGCTATAAAAGCACTGTTGATTATAGCTCAGGTCACTTGAAAGGTGTTTTTGTGCCCACCTCATCTCCTTATGATGTATCCTCCAGCACTAGGAGTCAAACACCAGCAATGATTGGGGATGGAGGAGAGCTaccaaatcctaatgatcctcTTCTTGGAGGTTCAATTGATTCAGTTGACGCCATGCAG GTTGTCGACATGCCGTCAAAACTACAGGAGCGGGAATTTTCTGGTACCTCTTATGTTCCAGTATATGTTATGTTGCCA TTGGGTGTCATTAACATGAAATGCGAGCTTGTTGATCCAGATGGTCTAGTGAAGCAATTGAAAATCTTGAAATCAGTTCATGTCGACGGTATTATGGTTGACTGCTGGTGGGGTATAGTTGAAGCGCATGCACCTCAGGAGTACAACTGGAATGGTTACCAGAGGTTATTTCAAATGGTGAGGGAGCTGAAAATGAAGCTTCAG GTTGTTATGTCCTTTCACGAATGTGGAGGTAATGTTGGGGATGATGTGTGCATTCCTCTGCCTCACTGGGTCACTGAAATTGGTCGAAACAATCCGGACATATTTTTCACGGATAGAGTTGGAAGGCGGGACTCAGAATGTTTGTCTTGGGGGGTTGATAAAGAGCGGGTTTTAAGAGGTCGAACTGCTATAGAG GTCTACTTTGATTGCATGAGAAGCTTTCGGGTTGAATTTGACGAGTTTTTTGAGGATGGTGTCATATCTATGATTGTAGTTGGACTTGGTCCATGTGGAGAGCTGAGGTACCCTTGTAACCCTGTGAAGCATGGTTGGAGATACCCTGGCATTGGTGAATTTCAG TGCTATGATCAATATATGTTGAAAAGCCTGCGGAAGGCTGCTGAAATTAGAGGTCACTCTTTCTGGGCCCGAGGACCAGAAAATACTGGTTCTTACAATTCACGGCCCCATGAAACAGGCTTTTTCTGCGACGGGGGTGACTATGATGGTTATTATGGCAGGTTTTTCTTGAGTTGGTATTCTCAGGTTTTAGTTGAGCATGGTGATAGAGTGCTTTCTCTAGCCAAGTTAGCTTTTGAAGGGACACAAATTGCTGCAAAG ATGTCCAGCATGCACTGGTGGTACAAGACAGCTAGTCATGCTGCTGAATTAACTGCTGGATTCTATAATTCTAGCAATCGCGATGGCTATGCTGCTATCACGTCAATGCTGAAGAGGCATGGTGCTACTCTATGCTTTGCATGTTCCGAAATGAGCATGATGAATCAGAACACCAACATCTCCGAGTCCTTGTCTGATCCCGAAGGATTGCTTTGGCAA GTTCTGAATGCTGCCTGGGATGCCAATATATCAGTTGCCAGTGAAAATTCTTTTGCGTGCAATGGCAGAGAAACGTTTAGTTGTTTATTGGAAAAGGCAAAGCCCATCAGTGATCCAGACAGGAggcatttttcttcttttacctATTTGAGGCTCAGCCCACTTCTCATGGAAAGACCGAACCTCGTTGAATTTGAACGGTTCATCAAGAGAATGCATG GGGAAGCTGTTCTCGAGTATCAGACGTAG
- the LOC121792550 gene encoding beta-amylase 2, chloroplastic-like isoform X2, with protein MATTTLESELILMMSLLLWLGKQVGLFFQMGPPSLPEHRDDVSVGHPVDWVEFLRCGPRTLRCESTGPTGAAQNTAVTSSSSQIPAQHTSRTSLRGISPGYKSTVDYSSGHLKGVFVPTSSPYDVSSSTRSQTPAMIGDGGELPNPNDPLLGGSIDSVDAMQVVDMPSKLQEREFSGTSYVPVYVMLPLGVINMKCELVDPDGLVKQLKILKSVHVDGIMVDCWWGIVEAHAPQEYNWNGYQRLFQMVRELKMKLQVVMSFHECGGNVGDDVCIPLPHWVTEIGRNNPDIFFTDRVGRRDSECLSWGVDKERVLRGRTAIEVYFDCMRSFRVEFDEFFEDGVISMIVVGLGPCGELRYPCNPVKHGWRYPGIGEFQCYDQYMLKSLRKAAEIRGHSFWARGPENTGSYNSRPHETGFFCDGGDYDGYYGRFFLSWYSQVLVEHGDRVLSLAKLAFEGTQIAAKMSSMHWWYKTASHAAELTAGFYNSSNRDGYAAITSMLKRHGATLCFACSEMSMMNQNTNISESLSDPEGLLWQVLNAAWDANISVASENSFACNGRETFSCLLEKAKPISDPDRRHFSSFTYLRLSPLLMERPNLVEFERFIKRMHGEAVLEYQT; from the exons ATGGCAACTACAACCTTAGAGTCAGAGCTGATATTAATGATGTCATTGCTGCTTTGGCTAGGGAAGCAGGTTGGGTTGTTCTTCCAGATGGGACCACCTTCCCTTCCAGAGCACAG GGATGATGTTAGTGTTGGTCACCCGGTTGATTGGGTAGAGTTTTTGAGATGCGGCCCAAGAACTCTGAGATGTGAG AGTACCGGCCCTACTGGTGCGGCACAAAACACAGCTgtgacatcatcttcttcacaaattCCAGCACAACATACATCTCGTACTTCCTTGAGAGGCATCTCCCCAGGCTATAAAAGCACTGTTGATTATAGCTCAGGTCACTTGAAAGGTGTTTTTGTGCCCACCTCATCTCCTTATGATGTATCCTCCAGCACTAGGAGTCAAACACCAGCAATGATTGGGGATGGAGGAGAGCTaccaaatcctaatgatcctcTTCTTGGAGGTTCAATTGATTCAGTTGACGCCATGCAG GTTGTCGACATGCCGTCAAAACTACAGGAGCGGGAATTTTCTGGTACCTCTTATGTTCCAGTATATGTTATGTTGCCA TTGGGTGTCATTAACATGAAATGCGAGCTTGTTGATCCAGATGGTCTAGTGAAGCAATTGAAAATCTTGAAATCAGTTCATGTCGACGGTATTATGGTTGACTGCTGGTGGGGTATAGTTGAAGCGCATGCACCTCAGGAGTACAACTGGAATGGTTACCAGAGGTTATTTCAAATGGTGAGGGAGCTGAAAATGAAGCTTCAG GTTGTTATGTCCTTTCACGAATGTGGAGGTAATGTTGGGGATGATGTGTGCATTCCTCTGCCTCACTGGGTCACTGAAATTGGTCGAAACAATCCGGACATATTTTTCACGGATAGAGTTGGAAGGCGGGACTCAGAATGTTTGTCTTGGGGGGTTGATAAAGAGCGGGTTTTAAGAGGTCGAACTGCTATAGAG GTCTACTTTGATTGCATGAGAAGCTTTCGGGTTGAATTTGACGAGTTTTTTGAGGATGGTGTCATATCTATGATTGTAGTTGGACTTGGTCCATGTGGAGAGCTGAGGTACCCTTGTAACCCTGTGAAGCATGGTTGGAGATACCCTGGCATTGGTGAATTTCAG TGCTATGATCAATATATGTTGAAAAGCCTGCGGAAGGCTGCTGAAATTAGAGGTCACTCTTTCTGGGCCCGAGGACCAGAAAATACTGGTTCTTACAATTCACGGCCCCATGAAACAGGCTTTTTCTGCGACGGGGGTGACTATGATGGTTATTATGGCAGGTTTTTCTTGAGTTGGTATTCTCAGGTTTTAGTTGAGCATGGTGATAGAGTGCTTTCTCTAGCCAAGTTAGCTTTTGAAGGGACACAAATTGCTGCAAAG ATGTCCAGCATGCACTGGTGGTACAAGACAGCTAGTCATGCTGCTGAATTAACTGCTGGATTCTATAATTCTAGCAATCGCGATGGCTATGCTGCTATCACGTCAATGCTGAAGAGGCATGGTGCTACTCTATGCTTTGCATGTTCCGAAATGAGCATGATGAATCAGAACACCAACATCTCCGAGTCCTTGTCTGATCCCGAAGGATTGCTTTGGCAA GTTCTGAATGCTGCCTGGGATGCCAATATATCAGTTGCCAGTGAAAATTCTTTTGCGTGCAATGGCAGAGAAACGTTTAGTTGTTTATTGGAAAAGGCAAAGCCCATCAGTGATCCAGACAGGAggcatttttcttcttttacctATTTGAGGCTCAGCCCACTTCTCATGGAAAGACCGAACCTCGTTGAATTTGAACGGTTCATCAAGAGAATGCATG GGGAAGCTGTTCTCGAGTATCAGACGTAG